A single window of Methylocella tundrae DNA harbors:
- a CDS encoding cation:proton antiporter: MDHMHTILQSLAPVVLLLLFGVVAAIACRAAKLSPIVGYLALGVALRASGVEPLHTSSTVALLAELGVVFLLFDIGLHFSLKHIREQARDIFGFGPVQVLLGAFGLGLLAMLIGVAPLPAFLLGATLALSSTAVVAAMIAERRQQNCPVGMTATAILIFQDVAAIFLLIIVNALNGDGGPLGPQLAMAVVKASIAFGVAYVLARLVVRPLFDLIARTENEEVFTASALLVVLAASWATGSIGLSLTLGGFLGGMIIAETPYRPIIQSETKPFRNLLLSFFFISVGLSLDLASLGQHWGAVIAVTILFIAVKIATNAASSLIFRWSAPGSMQLGFLLAQGSEFAFVILSLPAMRLLVGDQVASIVIAAVAVSLALTPALAKSGRKIAGKMRARRKTKDERETLERELAAPVLIVGMGPVGRTVADALSEFEINYASIEKDQKTFADANADGYAVVFGDAADPRIWEPLGMHDRKIVVITAPAIEVSRELTPLAARAFPHIRRFAAIAKPAEREAYEMAGVIPVVDDSVPPGLDVGAAVLRELGIDDAAIENWRESQQSRTADALATAEAAE, translated from the coding sequence ATGGATCATATGCACACCATTCTTCAGTCCCTGGCCCCGGTGGTCCTGCTGCTATTGTTCGGCGTCGTCGCAGCCATCGCGTGCCGTGCGGCGAAGCTCAGCCCGATCGTCGGCTATCTCGCGCTCGGGGTGGCGCTGAGGGCGAGCGGGGTCGAGCCCTTGCACACAAGCTCGACCGTGGCGCTTTTGGCGGAGCTCGGCGTCGTCTTTCTTCTGTTCGACATCGGCCTGCATTTTTCTCTGAAGCATATCCGCGAGCAGGCGCGCGACATTTTCGGCTTTGGGCCGGTGCAGGTGCTTCTCGGCGCTTTCGGCCTTGGCCTTCTCGCCATGCTGATCGGCGTCGCGCCGCTGCCGGCGTTTCTGCTCGGCGCGACGCTGGCGCTGTCCTCGACCGCCGTCGTCGCCGCCATGATCGCCGAGCGGCGCCAGCAGAATTGCCCGGTCGGCATGACCGCCACCGCCATTCTGATCTTTCAGGACGTCGCCGCGATCTTTCTGTTGATCATTGTCAACGCCTTGAACGGCGACGGCGGTCCATTGGGGCCTCAGCTCGCCATGGCGGTCGTTAAAGCATCGATCGCCTTCGGCGTCGCCTATGTGCTGGCGCGGCTTGTGGTGCGGCCCCTGTTCGACCTCATCGCCCGCACCGAGAATGAAGAAGTGTTCACCGCGAGCGCGCTGCTCGTCGTGCTCGCCGCAAGCTGGGCGACGGGTTCGATCGGGCTCTCCCTGACGCTTGGCGGCTTTCTTGGCGGCATGATCATCGCCGAGACGCCCTATCGGCCGATCATCCAGTCCGAGACCAAGCCCTTCCGCAATCTGCTGCTGAGCTTTTTCTTTATTTCGGTCGGTCTTTCGCTGGATCTTGCCTCGCTAGGCCAGCATTGGGGCGCCGTCATCGCCGTCACCATCCTTTTCATCGCGGTCAAGATCGCGACCAACGCCGCCTCGAGCCTGATTTTTCGCTGGTCGGCTCCAGGATCCATGCAACTCGGCTTTCTTCTTGCTCAAGGGTCTGAATTTGCTTTCGTGATCCTCAGCCTTCCGGCGATGCGCCTGCTCGTCGGCGATCAGGTCGCCTCGATCGTCATCGCCGCCGTCGCCGTCAGCCTCGCGCTGACGCCCGCGCTCGCAAAATCCGGACGCAAGATCGCCGGTAAAATGCGGGCCCGCCGCAAGACCAAGGACGAGCGCGAGACGCTGGAGCGCGAACTCGCAGCTCCCGTGCTGATCGTCGGCATGGGTCCGGTCGGGCGCACAGTCGCCGACGCCCTGTCCGAATTCGAAATCAATTACGCTTCCATAGAAAAGGATCAAAAGACCTTCGCCGACGCCAACGCCGACGGTTATGCGGTCGTGTTCGGCGACGCCGCCGATCCACGCATCTGGGAGCCTCTCGGCATGCACGATCGCAAGATCGTCGTCATCACGGCGCCCGCGATCGAGGTGTCGCGCGAACTGACGCCCCTTGCGGCGCGAGCCTTTCCCCATATCAGGCGCTTCGCCGCCATCGCCAAGCCGGCCGAGCGCGAGGCTTACGAGATGGCCGGCGTCATTCCCGTCGTCGACGATAGCGTTCCCCCCGGTCTCGACGTCGGCGCGGCGGTGCTGCGCGAACTCGGCATCGACGACGCGGCGATTGAAAATTGGCGCGAGTCGCAGCAATCGCGCACGGCGGACGCGCTCGCCACCGCCGAGGCGGCGGAGTAG
- a CDS encoding phosphatase PAP2 family protein has translation MPALKRIGTAIERTGFQPLIALFCLSSALVFAHLVEEVAEGGTAASDRAILLAFRTAKDPSIPIGPPWLLQSAIDISALGGFTVIWFLTIAASGFLILARRWRALFILLAAIGGASLLNTALKLSFHRERPEITAHLAQSWSASFPSGHAMISAAAYMTIAAILAQTQTSKAVRIYLVSLAVLVTMLIGLSRIYLGVHWPSDVAAGWSAGAAWALCFWIITRKAAPETKDAEAALQKDAGG, from the coding sequence ATGCCGGCATTGAAAAGAATCGGGACGGCGATCGAACGGACCGGCTTTCAGCCGCTCATCGCCCTCTTCTGCCTCTCGAGCGCGCTCGTCTTCGCCCATCTCGTCGAGGAGGTCGCGGAGGGCGGAACGGCGGCCTCGGACCGCGCGATTCTGCTCGCCTTCCGGACGGCGAAAGACCCTTCGATCCCGATTGGCCCGCCGTGGCTGCTGCAGTCGGCGATCGACATTTCCGCTCTCGGCGGCTTCACCGTTATCTGGTTTCTGACCATCGCCGCCAGCGGCTTTTTGATCCTTGCCAGGCGCTGGCGCGCGCTTTTCATCCTGCTCGCCGCGATCGGCGGCGCCTCCTTGCTCAATACCGCGCTGAAACTCAGCTTTCATCGCGAAAGGCCCGAAATCACCGCGCATCTGGCGCAGAGCTGGAGCGCCAGCTTTCCGAGCGGACATGCGATGATATCGGCGGCGGCCTATATGACCATCGCCGCGATTCTGGCGCAGACGCAGACCTCGAAGGCGGTGCGCATCTATCTTGTCTCCCTTGCCGTGCTCGTGACGATGCTGATCGGCCTCAGCCGGATCTATCTCGGCGTCCATTGGCCTTCCGACGTCGCCGCCGGGTGGAGCGCCGGGGCCGCCTGGGCGCTCTGCTTCTGGATCATCACGCGAAAGGCGGCGCCGGAAACGAAGGACGCCGAGGCGGCGCTTCAGAAGGACGCTGGCGGCTGA
- a CDS encoding diacylglycerol/lipid kinase family protein, protein MNAETLPNLDAGPFASPRFRRIAVVVNTAGGGVGPDAAAEMEAILAHSGAEIHLASVEPKDIDAAVRAAVETLPDLLVTLAGDGTARLAAELCGPDGPLLAPLPGGTMNMLPHALYGERDWREALASALSTGLARPYPGGTVGGRPFYVAAILGAPALWAPAREAVRYGNLKRAFLYAQRALARAFTGRLSFELDQGPRVKAEALMLISPLISELCPDHSALEAIALDPHHALEACRIGVNALLGDFRSDPAVSAQFCQSGRALSRRAIPCLLDGELHRLDREVEFKFLPRAFRALVPAPDARPH, encoded by the coding sequence ATGAACGCTGAGACGCTGCCAAACCTCGACGCCGGGCCGTTCGCCTCGCCACGCTTCAGGCGCATCGCCGTAGTCGTGAACACCGCCGGGGGCGGCGTCGGACCAGACGCCGCTGCTGAGATGGAAGCGATCCTCGCGCACTCGGGGGCGGAGATTCATCTCGCGAGCGTCGAGCCAAAAGACATAGACGCCGCCGTTCGCGCCGCCGTCGAGACTCTGCCGGATCTCCTCGTCACGCTGGCGGGAGACGGCACCGCGCGCCTCGCGGCCGAGCTTTGCGGTCCGGACGGCCCGCTGCTCGCCCCCCTTCCCGGCGGCACAATGAACATGCTGCCCCATGCGCTTTACGGCGAACGGGACTGGCGTGAGGCGCTGGCCAGCGCCTTGAGCACGGGACTCGCACGGCCGTATCCGGGCGGAACCGTCGGCGGCCGCCCTTTTTACGTAGCCGCCATCCTCGGCGCTCCCGCGCTCTGGGCGCCGGCGCGCGAGGCTGTGCGATATGGAAATCTGAAGCGCGCTTTTCTCTATGCCCAGCGGGCGCTCGCGCGCGCCTTTACCGGCAGGCTGAGCTTTGAACTGGATCAAGGACCGCGCGTCAAAGCCGAAGCGCTCATGCTTATTTCGCCGCTCATTTCAGAGCTTTGCCCCGATCATTCCGCGCTCGAGGCCATCGCGCTCGATCCACATCATGCGCTCGAGGCCTGCCGCATCGGCGTCAATGCGCTGCTTGGCGATTTTCGAAGCGATCCCGCGGTGAGCGCGCAGTTTTGCCAGAGCGGCCGCGCCTTGTCGCGACGTGCGATCCCCTGTCTGCTCGACGGAGAATTGCATCGACTGGATCGCGAGGTCGAATTCAAATTCTTGCCCCGCGCTTTTCGCGCGCTCGTTCCGGCGCCGGACGCGCGCCCTCATTGA
- a CDS encoding metallophosphoesterase family protein: MTLRIIHLSDPHFGCENAAAVEAAIASANAYAPDLTIISGDLTSNGRSLQFKAASLWLKRLPQPQIVTPGNHDVPYWNLALRFFAPFSRYRRFIGEPLKTTADLPGLTVRSLNTARGAQPRLDWSKGAINLAAVEAAAQMQTSTTTLKVLVCHHPLLDPFAGTNTAAVTGAVHRGGAAARVLAEAGVDLILSGHVHNPFVFALPFAQGRSYAIGAGTLSRRTRGRAAGFSVIEADAETIKVTAMEWSGSQFHPATVWRLPRRTEAAQAEALHINGAALPICGEK, translated from the coding sequence GTGACCCTGCGCATCATTCACCTCAGCGATCCGCATTTTGGCTGTGAGAACGCGGCCGCGGTAGAGGCCGCCATCGCGAGCGCGAACGCCTATGCGCCGGATCTGACGATTATATCCGGCGACCTTACATCGAATGGCCGATCCCTTCAGTTCAAGGCCGCGAGCCTCTGGCTGAAACGCCTGCCGCAGCCGCAGATCGTGACGCCGGGCAATCATGACGTGCCTTATTGGAACCTCGCGCTGCGCTTTTTCGCCCCCTTCTCACGCTACCGGCGCTTCATCGGCGAGCCGCTGAAGACGACGGCCGATCTGCCGGGCCTCACTGTCAGAAGCCTCAACACCGCGCGCGGCGCGCAGCCAAGGCTCGACTGGTCCAAGGGCGCGATCAATCTCGCCGCGGTCGAGGCCGCGGCGCAAATGCAAACCTCGACGACGACGCTGAAGGTTCTTGTTTGTCATCATCCTCTTCTCGATCCTTTTGCCGGGACGAACACCGCCGCTGTAACCGGCGCGGTTCATCGCGGCGGCGCGGCCGCGCGCGTGCTCGCGGAAGCTGGCGTCGACCTCATTCTCAGCGGCCACGTGCATAATCCCTTTGTCTTTGCGCTGCCTTTCGCGCAAGGGCGCAGCTATGCGATCGGGGCCGGCACTTTGTCGCGCCGAACGAGGGGGCGGGCCGCCGGATTTTCTGTGATTGAGGCCGACGCCGAGACGATCAAGGTCACGGCGATGGAATGGTCCGGCTCGCAATTTCACCCCGCGACGGTCTGGCGCCTGCCGCGGCGCACGGAAGCCGCGCAAGCGGAAGCTCTCCATATAAATGGCGCGGCATTGCCCATCTGTGGCGAGAAATAG
- a CDS encoding CsbD family protein has protein sequence MSGTKDKIAGLANEAAGHVKQGVGKAIGSEKLQAEGIVQETKGHIQQAVGDAKDAVKAGANKVADAVNKKL, from the coding sequence ATGAGCGGCACCAAAGACAAGATCGCCGGCCTCGCCAACGAGGCTGCTGGACATGTCAAGCAGGGCGTCGGCAAGGCCATCGGCTCCGAAAAGCTGCAGGCTGAAGGCATCGTGCAGGAGACCAAAGGTCACATTCAGCAGGCGGTGGGCGACGCCAAGGACGCGGTCAAGGCAGGCGCCAATAAAGTCGCCGACGCGGTCAATAAAAAGCTCTGA
- a CDS encoding DUF4399 domain-containing protein, producing the protein MKHIASIGLAACLSLGVGASFLHAATPRVFFIEPQDGAVVISPFKVKFGLEGFALKPAGDATPDSGHHHLIIDGGPVPKDEIIPANEKSIHFGKAQTETQLTLPPGKHTLTLQFGNGAHLSYGPALSSTITVDVKP; encoded by the coding sequence ATGAAACATATCGCATCGATCGGGCTCGCCGCCTGTCTGAGCCTTGGCGTCGGCGCCTCGTTTTTGCACGCCGCAACTCCGCGCGTTTTTTTCATCGAGCCGCAGGATGGCGCCGTCGTCATCAGCCCCTTCAAGGTGAAATTCGGCCTAGAAGGGTTCGCCCTGAAGCCTGCGGGCGATGCGACCCCTGATAGCGGACACCACCATCTGATCATCGACGGCGGCCCCGTGCCCAAAGACGAGATCATCCCGGCGAACGAAAAATCGATCCATTTCGGCAAGGCCCAGACCGAAACGCAACTGACGCTGCCGCCTGGCAAGCACACGCTCACTCTGCAGTTCGGCAATGGCGCCCATTTGTCCTACGGGCCGGCTCTCAGCTCCACGATCACCGTTGATGTGAAGCCATAG
- a CDS encoding FIST N-terminal domain-containing protein: protein MAARCVIKRGFSTAPDPLTAVREFSETIAQPDIGLIVFFCSISFDLAILEPELRRAFEGIHVIGCTTSGEIAPIGYVDGSITGFSIAASHCRAASVGIENLSQFQMSDGHAATQQLVAAMNEKGLTLDPKDTFAMLLIDGMSGNEEVVLASIHLLMEMAPLLGGSAGDNLRLTGAFIYFDGAFHRDAALLTAIKINAPFRIVKCQHFIGSNMRMVVTSADPLKRKVFELNGEPAAREYARILGLPELTLTPAIFSEFPLMVKVGGDFHVRSIQAAHFDESLTFFCAIDEGVVLRLAQSEAVLQNLEAFFQSVKETLGPPELIIGFDCIHRSLALEKTQTKHLASELLAANNVIGFSTYGEQFSGMHLNQTFTAIAIGTPYDAD from the coding sequence GTGGCTGCGCGCTGCGTCATAAAGCGCGGGTTTTCGACCGCGCCCGATCCGCTGACGGCGGTGCGCGAATTCAGCGAGACGATCGCCCAGCCCGATATCGGCCTTATCGTTTTCTTCTGCTCCATCAGCTTTGACCTCGCTATACTGGAGCCGGAGCTGCGGCGGGCGTTCGAGGGGATTCACGTCATTGGCTGTACGACGTCGGGGGAAATCGCGCCCATCGGCTATGTCGACGGGTCGATCACCGGCTTCAGCATCGCCGCCTCGCACTGCCGCGCCGCCAGCGTCGGAATCGAAAACCTCTCACAATTCCAGATGTCGGACGGCCACGCGGCGACGCAACAGCTTGTCGCGGCGATGAACGAAAAAGGTTTGACCCTCGATCCCAAAGACACCTTCGCGATGCTGCTGATCGACGGCATGTCCGGCAATGAAGAAGTCGTCCTCGCCTCGATTCATCTTCTGATGGAAATGGCGCCGCTGCTCGGCGGCTCGGCGGGAGACAATTTGCGCCTCACCGGAGCTTTCATCTATTTCGACGGGGCCTTCCACCGCGACGCCGCGCTTCTGACAGCGATCAAGATCAACGCGCCCTTTCGCATCGTCAAATGCCAGCATTTCATCGGTTCCAACATGCGCATGGTGGTGACCAGCGCCGATCCGCTGAAGCGCAAGGTCTTTGAGCTGAACGGCGAGCCGGCCGCGCGCGAATATGCGCGGATTCTCGGCCTTCCCGAACTCACGCTGACGCCGGCGATCTTTTCCGAATTTCCTCTGATGGTAAAGGTTGGCGGGGATTTCCACGTGCGCTCCATCCAGGCGGCGCATTTCGACGAAAGCCTGACATTCTTCTGCGCGATCGATGAAGGCGTCGTCCTGCGTCTGGCGCAAAGCGAGGCCGTCCTACAAAACCTCGAGGCCTTCTTTCAGTCCGTGAAGGAGACGCTCGGGCCGCCGGAGCTCATCATCGGCTTCGATTGCATCCACCGAAGCCTGGCGCTCGAAAAGACGCAAACGAAGCATCTCGCCAGCGAGCTTCTCGCCGCCAACAATGTGATCGGGTTTAGCACTTACGGCGAACAATTTTCAGGCATGCACCTCAACCAGACTTTCACCGCCATCGCAATCGGGACGCCCTATGACGCAGATTGA
- a CDS encoding ATP-binding response regulator — translation MTQIDIGRDNRDARLSPESEADRLRAEIAKLRKINNVLMDRVENDMSAKGANAFTLFQAAITLENRVVERTAELTHLTHQLFQQISERCAAEKALLLAKGEAEKANLSKTRFLAAASHDLHQPLNVARLFLGMLAEHIETPHGRELVGGVEAALDTVDELLRALLDISRLDAGVWPVEITTFRIQPLLDRLRQDYQPQAEAVGLCLRVAPSSAVIRSDRLLLERVLRNFVSNALRYTAQGSILIGCRRRGEDVAIEVLDTGIGIASTHLELIFEEFKQLGASARENERGLGLGLAISQRIARLIDAKIAVASTPGRGSAFTISAKAGAGPTAAEDEKRQIDPAALAGRCVVLIDNDMQVRNALGSLLRSWQCVTITARSAADASEALRAARKIPHIIIADYHLDGDALGTDAVAALRAEFGEDAGALIISSDVREELKRSLKEKGLSFLAKPTAPMKLRAMLSALAARRDQLR, via the coding sequence ATGACGCAGATTGACATTGGCCGCGATAACCGGGACGCGCGCCTTTCGCCGGAGAGCGAAGCCGACCGGCTTCGCGCCGAGATCGCCAAGCTGCGCAAGATCAACAATGTGCTGATGGACCGCGTCGAAAACGACATGAGCGCGAAGGGCGCCAATGCTTTCACTCTGTTCCAGGCGGCGATTACGCTCGAAAACAGGGTCGTCGAGCGGACCGCCGAGCTGACGCATCTGACGCATCAGCTGTTTCAGCAGATTTCCGAGCGCTGCGCCGCGGAGAAAGCGCTGCTGCTCGCCAAGGGCGAAGCCGAAAAAGCCAATTTGAGCAAGACGCGTTTTCTCGCCGCGGCGAGTCACGATCTCCACCAGCCCCTGAACGTCGCCCGCCTGTTTCTCGGCATGCTGGCGGAGCATATCGAGACGCCGCATGGGCGCGAACTCGTCGGCGGCGTTGAGGCGGCGCTCGACACCGTCGATGAATTGTTGCGCGCACTGCTTGATATCTCGCGCCTTGACGCCGGCGTCTGGCCCGTCGAGATCACGACTTTCCGGATCCAGCCATTGCTCGACCGGCTGCGGCAGGACTATCAGCCCCAGGCCGAAGCTGTCGGCCTCTGCCTGCGGGTCGCGCCGAGCAGCGCCGTCATTCGCAGCGACCGCCTGCTGTTGGAGCGCGTGCTGCGTAACTTCGTCAGCAACGCGCTCCGCTATACGGCGCAAGGTTCGATCCTGATTGGTTGCCGGCGGCGCGGCGAAGATGTCGCGATCGAAGTGCTTGATACCGGAATCGGCATAGCGAGCACCCACCTCGAACTGATTTTCGAGGAGTTCAAGCAACTCGGCGCTTCCGCGCGCGAGAATGAGCGCGGCCTTGGCCTCGGTCTTGCCATCAGTCAGCGCATCGCGCGCCTGATCGACGCGAAGATAGCGGTTGCGTCTACGCCCGGACGCGGCTCGGCTTTCACGATTTCCGCCAAGGCCGGGGCCGGCCCTACGGCCGCGGAGGATGAAAAGCGCCAGATCGATCCGGCGGCGCTGGCCGGCCGCTGCGTCGTCCTGATCGACAATGACATGCAAGTGCGTAACGCGCTGGGATCGCTGCTGCGGTCATGGCAATGCGTGACGATCACGGCCCGCTCGGCCGCCGACGCGAGCGAAGCTCTGCGCGCGGCGCGAAAAATCCCGCACATCATTATCGCCGACTATCATCTCGACGGCGACGCTCTCGGAACCGACGCGGTCGCGGCCCTTCGCGCCGAATTTGGCGAGGACGCCGGGGCGCTCATCATTTCGAGCGATGTGCGCGAGGAGCTGAAGCGCAGTCTGAAAGAAAAAGGGCTCAGCTTTCTCGCCAAGCCGACGGCTCCGATGAAGCTTCGCGCCATGCTCTCCGCTCTGGCGGCGCGGCGGGATCAGCTGAGGTGA
- a CDS encoding LuxR C-terminal-related transcriptional regulator: protein MSKILIADDHPVLRRALCEVMSSLLPPDDLICLEAADRAQLFGVLENEEVDLILLDLCMPGMTGLPELVGIRNLAPATPVVVISALFDDGIVAQALNCGAAGFIPKSSSLEALAAALKTVLDGGVYVPGGSLSDEKCAQKRGASADIDPLTPRQLAVLGLLAEGKSNKEIARELSISDLTVKVHITTIFRKLGVATRTQAIVAFQRERSLLPHHLS, encoded by the coding sequence ATGTCGAAGATATTGATTGCTGACGATCATCCGGTTTTGCGCCGCGCCCTTTGCGAGGTGATGAGTTCCCTGCTGCCGCCGGACGACCTCATCTGCCTTGAGGCGGCCGACCGGGCGCAATTATTCGGCGTGCTGGAAAATGAAGAGGTCGATTTGATCCTGCTCGATCTCTGCATGCCCGGCATGACCGGCTTGCCGGAGCTTGTCGGGATTCGAAATCTTGCGCCCGCAACCCCTGTCGTCGTCATCTCCGCGCTTTTCGATGACGGCATCGTGGCGCAGGCCCTGAACTGCGGCGCCGCCGGCTTTATTCCGAAATCCTCATCCCTCGAGGCCCTTGCCGCGGCGCTGAAGACGGTTCTTGATGGCGGCGTTTATGTGCCGGGGGGAAGCCTCAGTGATGAAAAATGCGCGCAAAAGCGCGGCGCATCGGCTGATATCGATCCGTTGACGCCGCGCCAGCTCGCCGTGCTGGGCCTGCTCGCGGAGGGTAAATCGAACAAGGAGATCGCGCGGGAGCTATCGATCAGCGATCTCACCGTGAAGGTTCACATCACGACGATTTTCCGCAAGCTTGGCGTTGCGACGCGCACTCAGGCGATCGTCGCATTCCAGCGCGAGCGCTCCCTGCTTCCGCATCACCTCAGCTGA
- a CDS encoding PQQ-dependent dehydrogenase, methanol/ethanol family, with translation MKNLRDGLLGNIWVGVALAASLTGAVGISEAQAENATPKDAKAASLADANSWTQYGHDQQNTRFSPLKEINTQNVGKLKLAYAFSLGSLRSNEATPIVVGDTLYVSSSWGPKYVYALDAKSGKIKWKYEPDIPDDVLQYACCDVNSRGVTYADGKIFVGTLNGKLIALDASTGAEDWIADVVDYKQGSVITSPPLVVRNLVITGFGGGEYGARGSLQAYDVNTGKEVWKTYTVSATDADGTTSWKGDSWQHGGGVGWLVGSYDPKTDTVFWGTSNPSPWATKVRSTGNGDYGPLTNLYTASTLAIDPATGKIKWHVQGTPADAWDYDGVNELVLADLKTASGALPAYMKADRNGFFYVVNRETGKLVSAEKFVPVNWASKIDLATARPVEDPDKRPGPGHPAKDICPHLIGAKNWQPMSYSPDTGLVYIPSNNVCQDMSEGEVNYRKGVFYLGKEFSAVPGPGGFLGKILAWDPVKQKAAWEIKEELPFNGGTLATGGGLVFYGTITGDFKAVDAKTGAELWKIGVGSGVGAGPISFSIDGKQYIAVVAGRTVSTAAFFGDIGTKITNATPEGGTLFVFSE, from the coding sequence TTGAAGAATTTGCGCGATGGGCTGCTCGGAAACATATGGGTCGGCGTCGCGTTGGCGGCGAGCTTGACGGGCGCCGTCGGGATCAGCGAAGCGCAGGCGGAGAACGCGACGCCCAAAGACGCCAAAGCGGCATCCCTAGCAGATGCGAACAGCTGGACGCAATACGGTCACGATCAGCAGAACACCAGATTCAGCCCCCTCAAAGAAATCAACACGCAAAATGTTGGGAAGCTGAAGCTCGCCTACGCATTTTCGCTCGGCTCGCTGCGCTCCAACGAGGCGACCCCGATCGTCGTCGGCGACACCCTCTACGTGTCGAGCTCCTGGGGCCCGAAATATGTTTACGCCCTCGACGCGAAAAGCGGCAAGATCAAATGGAAGTATGAACCGGACATCCCGGACGACGTGCTGCAATACGCATGTTGCGATGTGAACAGCCGCGGCGTCACCTATGCCGACGGCAAGATCTTCGTCGGCACGCTCAATGGCAAGCTGATCGCGCTCGACGCCAGCACGGGCGCCGAAGACTGGATCGCCGACGTCGTCGATTACAAGCAGGGTTCGGTCATTACCTCGCCGCCGCTCGTCGTGCGCAATCTTGTCATCACCGGCTTCGGCGGCGGCGAATATGGCGCGCGGGGCAGCTTGCAGGCCTATGACGTCAACACCGGCAAGGAAGTGTGGAAAACCTACACGGTGTCCGCGACCGACGCCGATGGAACCACAAGCTGGAAGGGCGACAGCTGGCAGCACGGCGGCGGCGTCGGCTGGCTCGTCGGCTCCTATGACCCGAAGACCGATACGGTGTTTTGGGGCACCAGCAATCCGAGCCCATGGGCGACAAAGGTCCGCTCGACAGGCAATGGCGACTACGGCCCGCTGACCAATCTCTACACCGCCAGCACGCTGGCGATCGACCCGGCGACCGGCAAGATCAAATGGCATGTGCAGGGCACGCCGGCCGACGCCTGGGATTATGACGGCGTCAACGAATTGGTGCTCGCCGATCTGAAGACCGCAAGCGGCGCCCTGCCGGCCTATATGAAGGCCGACCGCAACGGCTTCTTCTATGTCGTCAACCGCGAGACGGGCAAGCTTGTGTCGGCCGAAAAATTCGTCCCTGTGAACTGGGCGAGCAAGATCGATCTCGCCACGGCGCGCCCCGTCGAAGATCCCGACAAGCGTCCGGGGCCGGGTCATCCCGCCAAGGACATCTGCCCGCATCTCATCGGCGCGAAGAACTGGCAGCCAATGTCCTATAGCCCCGACACGGGCCTCGTCTATATTCCGTCGAACAACGTCTGCCAGGATATGAGCGAAGGCGAAGTCAATTACCGCAAGGGCGTGTTCTACCTCGGCAAGGAATTTTCCGCTGTTCCCGGTCCTGGCGGCTTTCTTGGCAAGATCCTCGCCTGGGATCCCGTGAAACAGAAGGCGGCTTGGGAAATCAAGGAAGAGCTTCCCTTCAACGGCGGCACGCTCGCGACCGGCGGCGGCCTCGTCTTCTACGGAACGATCACCGGAGACTTCAAAGCGGTTGATGCGAAAACGGGAGCGGAGCTGTGGAAGATCGGCGTCGGGTCCGGCGTCGGCGCCGGGCCGATCAGCTTTTCGATTGACGGCAAGCAGTACATTGCCGTCGTCGCGGGCCGCACCGTTTCGACCGCCGCCTTCTTCGGCGACATCGGCACAAAAATCACCAATGCGACGCCGGAAGGCGGCACTCTTTTTGTGTTCTCGGAGTAA